A single region of the Synergistaceae bacterium genome encodes:
- a CDS encoding SH3 domain-containing protein, whose amino-acid sequence MRRIVYAVIMLVLSSSGIFAAERFVEFPTLGVCTGDYVRYRARPDTNADIWGRLHTGEKVIVESQTRVNGEVWYEIFPKDIQESAFVFGKYLTPCYGEEVQKSPVGKLILEVLQTYCPYRDYDYWGEYDGEFEYPEIKRSYDRRGWLVKVEAWQPNKDFGFGELRIGDSTSKLTRVLGEPDNKSASAWTYEAGEYAAFTFRIRDGKIVRMIYEEWRE is encoded by the coding sequence ATGAGAAGAATAGTTTATGCTGTGATAATGCTGGTACTTTCCTCGTCAGGAATCTTTGCCGCTGAAAGGTTCGTCGAGTTCCCGACACTAGGTGTCTGCACCGGCGACTACGTCCGTTATCGTGCGAGACCCGACACCAACGCTGACATCTGGGGTCGCCTTCACACCGGCGAAAAGGTTATCGTCGAAAGCCAGACACGCGTCAACGGAGAAGTGTGGTACGAGATATTCCCTAAGGACATTCAGGAGTCAGCCTTCGTGTTCGGGAAATATCTCACGCCCTGTTACGGCGAGGAAGTCCAGAAATCACCAGTCGGCAAGCTCATTCTTGAGGTGCTGCAGACCTACTGTCCATACAGGGACTATGATTACTGGGGCGAGTATGACGGCGAGTTTGAGTACCCCGAGATCAAGAGAAGCTACGACCGTCGCGGCTGGCTGGTGAAGGTTGAGGCATGGCAGCCCAACAAAGATTTCGGCTTCGGTGAGCTTCGCATCGGCGACAGCACAAGCAAGCTCACGCGTGTTCTCGGAGAACCAGACAACAAGTCCGCATCAGCATGGACGTACGAAGCAGGAGAGTATGCCGCCTTTACGTTCAGGATAAGGGACGGGAAGATTGTCCGCATGATCTATGAAGAGTGGAGAGAGTAG